One Branchiostoma floridae strain S238N-H82 chromosome 1, Bfl_VNyyK, whole genome shotgun sequence genomic region harbors:
- the LOC118419039 gene encoding uncharacterized protein LOC118419039 isoform X1 — MAYVLMAPYYVLGHPPPVVCYPVPVRVPTVCLTKECPCYPCTSMRKRLLATRIMEEEMDTSNDSVSAVPPELTEGASDSYLDGEEKKDLPENSNKDMGDTKKEEDHKNNLEERSSSSDAGSSDGSGWEDGQTSDPDKDKFSGNGSSDSGISGRGSPGGGNSSGDDTDNTVGSAVTDVTFVEEDSRGSLPPCPDQDTKGDLDEGSAIQPDQTDMTTGESVNCILRHYTSMVTTSMTSAKSSIPAQSYITPCFQPFGMELQGTSTHCTASYQGGNLQSAPIPSTGMPARPDEKLPTANNPIATKTSMKDIQQAKMKRYQQVLEQLRKSGLFEVTLRTAKLMRQSRLIQAQINALRADAQRLSQSVIQDYPYSKTAVTSER, encoded by the exons ATGGCTTATGTTTTGATGGCCCCATACTATGTTCTTGGACATCCACCACCGGTCGTGTGCTATCCAGTGCCGGTGCGTGTTCCTACGGTCTGTCTGACTAAG GAATGCCCATGTTACCCGTGCACCTCTATGAGAAAGAGGCTTCTGGCGACCAGAATCATGGAGGAAGAAATGGACACTAGCAATGACAGCGTTTCTGCAGTACCACCAGAGCTGACAGAGGGCGCTAGCGACAGCTATCTCGATGGTGAAGAGAAAAAGGACCTACCAGAGAACTCGAACAAGGACATGGGTGATACCAAGAAGGAAGAAGACCACAAGAACAATTTAGAGGAGAGGAGTAGCTCCAGCGATGCAGGGTCCAGCGATGGGTCGGGATGGGAAGATGGCCAGACGTCGGACCCAGACAAGGACAAGTTCTCCGGGAACGGTAGCAGCGACAGCGGCATCAGCGGCCGAGGCTCCCCGGGGGGTGGGAACAGCAGCGGGGACGACACGGACAACACCGTAGGCAGCGCGGTCACAGATGTGACGTTTGTCG AGGAAGACTCGAGAGGTTCCCTCCCACCCTGTCCTGACCAAGACACCAAGGGGGACTTGGACGAGGGTTCAGCCATTCAGCCGgaccag ACCGACATGACCACGGGCGAGTCTGTGAACTGCATTTTACGCCACTACACAAGCATGGTGACCACATCCATGACTTCAGCCAAGTCCTCCATTCCCGCGCAGAGCTACATCACTCCGTGTTTCCAGCCGTTCGGCATGGAGTTGCAGGGAACGAGCACCCACTGTACCGCCTCCTACCAGGGCGGGAACCTCCAATCTGCGCCGATTCCATCGACGGGAATGCCAGCGAGACCGGACGAGAAGCTTCCGACCGCGAATAATCCCATAGCCACGAAAACCAGTATGAAGGACATCCAGCAAGCCAAGATGAAACGTTACCAGCAGGTTTTGGAACAGTTGAGAAAATCGGGGTTGTTCGAGGTGACGTTGCGGACTGCAAAGCTCATGCGTCAGAGTAGACTGATTCAGGCCCAGATCAACGCGCTGCGTGCGGACGCACAGAGGCTCTCGCAGTCCGTGATACAGGACTACCCATACTCCAAGACAGCGGTGACCAGTGAAAGATGA
- the LOC118419039 gene encoding uncharacterized protein LOC118419039 isoform X2, producing the protein MRKRLLATRIMEEEMDTSNDSVSAVPPELTEGASDSYLDGEEKKDLPENSNKDMGDTKKEEDHKNNLEERSSSSDAGSSDGSGWEDGQTSDPDKDKFSGNGSSDSGISGRGSPGGGNSSGDDTDNTVGSAVTDVTFVEEDSRGSLPPCPDQDTKGDLDEGSAIQPDQTDMTTGESVNCILRHYTSMVTTSMTSAKSSIPAQSYITPCFQPFGMELQGTSTHCTASYQGGNLQSAPIPSTGMPARPDEKLPTANNPIATKTSMKDIQQAKMKRYQQVLEQLRKSGLFEVTLRTAKLMRQSRLIQAQINALRADAQRLSQSVIQDYPYSKTAVTSER; encoded by the exons ATGAGAAAGAGGCTTCTGGCGACCAGAATCATGGAGGAAGAAATGGACACTAGCAATGACAGCGTTTCTGCAGTACCACCAGAGCTGACAGAGGGCGCTAGCGACAGCTATCTCGATGGTGAAGAGAAAAAGGACCTACCAGAGAACTCGAACAAGGACATGGGTGATACCAAGAAGGAAGAAGACCACAAGAACAATTTAGAGGAGAGGAGTAGCTCCAGCGATGCAGGGTCCAGCGATGGGTCGGGATGGGAAGATGGCCAGACGTCGGACCCAGACAAGGACAAGTTCTCCGGGAACGGTAGCAGCGACAGCGGCATCAGCGGCCGAGGCTCCCCGGGGGGTGGGAACAGCAGCGGGGACGACACGGACAACACCGTAGGCAGCGCGGTCACAGATGTGACGTTTGTCG AGGAAGACTCGAGAGGTTCCCTCCCACCCTGTCCTGACCAAGACACCAAGGGGGACTTGGACGAGGGTTCAGCCATTCAGCCGgaccag ACCGACATGACCACGGGCGAGTCTGTGAACTGCATTTTACGCCACTACACAAGCATGGTGACCACATCCATGACTTCAGCCAAGTCCTCCATTCCCGCGCAGAGCTACATCACTCCGTGTTTCCAGCCGTTCGGCATGGAGTTGCAGGGAACGAGCACCCACTGTACCGCCTCCTACCAGGGCGGGAACCTCCAATCTGCGCCGATTCCATCGACGGGAATGCCAGCGAGACCGGACGAGAAGCTTCCGACCGCGAATAATCCCATAGCCACGAAAACCAGTATGAAGGACATCCAGCAAGCCAAGATGAAACGTTACCAGCAGGTTTTGGAACAGTTGAGAAAATCGGGGTTGTTCGAGGTGACGTTGCGGACTGCAAAGCTCATGCGTCAGAGTAGACTGATTCAGGCCCAGATCAACGCGCTGCGTGCGGACGCACAGAGGCTCTCGCAGTCCGTGATACAGGACTACCCATACTCCAAGACAGCGGTGACCAGTGAAAGATGA